The segment TTGCCACGGCTTTCGAGCATACGGCCCCAGGTGGGGTGGCGATGTTCCAGCCGGATTTCGTCTCTGAGACTTTCGCGCCGGGCACGGAGAGCGGCGGCAGCGATGGGAATGGGCGGGCATTGCGCTACCTCGAATGGCGGTGGGTTCCCGACTCTGGAACCGAAATGTACGTGACTGACATGGCGTACCTATTGAGAGATGAAGAAGGAGCTATCGAGTTAATCCACGACCGTCACCTTATGGGTCTGTTCCCGAGAACCGTCTGGATGGAGTTAATTGCAGCCACCGGCTTTGAACCGCTGTTGGTTTCCTTCGAGCACAACTCGTACAGCGATACCGGACACGAGGTATTCCTGGGGAGGCGGCCGGTCGCCGACGAAAGGGCAGCCACTTCTACTAGGGCTATTAATCGTATCTAATAGTCTTCCATCGGTTTCGGCTAAT is part of the Candidatus Zixiibacteriota bacterium genome and harbors:
- a CDS encoding class I SAM-dependent methyltransferase, producing MGFEKMNFAQTLRLYRDLADWYPLLTPVSDYAEGAAFYYHLFETHCQRQPRTLLDLGSGGGHNAAHLKARLSCTLVDLEPAMLGLSRRVNPECEHIQGDMRSVRLGRLFDCVLMHDAVCYMTTRADLARAIATAFEHTAPGGVAMFQPDFVSETFAPGTESGGSDGNGRALRYLEWRWVPDSGTEMYVTDMAYLLRDEEGAIELIHDRHLMGLFPRTVWMELIAATGFEPLLVSFEHNSYSDTGHEVFLGRRPVADERAATSTRAINRI